The Magnetococcales bacterium sequence AATGTTGATGGCAGACCTTCCATCAGAATGCTACCGCTGGGTACTTGGCACCATATTGTACGGATGAACCGTTTTCGTAAAACAAGCGACCTGCCAATTTCATGAATTCCCTGCGGACAGCGTTCCAATATGTCGGCATATCTTGACAATTGCCGACCAAACGGAACAAGCTGTGCCCATGGATACCCACTACCAACAAATCATGGATCTCGCCCACGCTCGTGGAGTCATCCGGTCCCGCGATGTGACCGACATGGGATTTTCTCGGGTGGTGCTTACGCGGCTGGTTCGACGCGGACAACTCAGAAGGGTTGGGCATGGGCTTTACGCGATCCCGGATCGAAAAGTGTCCGAGTTCAGCACCCTTGCCGAAGTTGCGCGCAATCATCCCCAGGCCATCGTATGCCTGCTGTCAGCACTGCGCTTCCATAATCTCACCACCCAGTCACCATTTGAAGTCTGGCTGGCCATTCCCAACAAAGCCCGGGCCCCTCGGGTGGAATATCCTCCGCTACGCATCGTCCGGTTCTCCGGAGCGGCACTGACCGAAGGCGTTCAGGAGCACCTGGTTGAAGGCGTTCCGGTTCGGGTGAC is a genomic window containing:
- a CDS encoding AbiEi antitoxin N-terminal domain-containing protein; protein product: MDTHYQQIMDLAHARGVIRSRDVTDMGFSRVVLTRLVRRGQLRRVGHGLYAIPDRKVSEFSTLAEVARNHPQAIVCLLSALRFHNLTTQSPFEVWLAIPNKARAPRVEYPPLRIVRFSGAALTEGVQEHLVEGVPVRVTSVAKAVADCFKYRNKIGLDIAIEALQMSWKEKRFQMDELWHFAAVCRVAKVMRPYMESLT